One window from the genome of Cydia fagiglandana chromosome 21, ilCydFagi1.1, whole genome shotgun sequence encodes:
- the LOC134674990 gene encoding uncharacterized protein LOC134674990 — MINIEQSPLIRFENYSKANKLKRIVAYIFRFIHNCKNPKTKTKGTLTLEEINNALTYLVKLSQNQTYATELTTLLQGKKLKTKSYLLQLAAFVDGDSVIRVGGRLQNADCDYEKRHPILLDGKHHFTRLLMEGEHLRLLHAGPQLLLSSIRDEFWPVGGRALARSVVHKCVTCVRLRGEAMKPLMGNLPADRVTSFYPFQVCGLDFAGPFMISSKKGKGNRITKCYLNIFVCFATKAVHLEAVSDLSTNAFILSLRRFVARRCRPHTIYCDNGTNFVGANNELGRMLRSAQNSVYEFGNEEHIKFIFSPPYSPTFGGIWEAAVKSAKFHLKRIMGNASLTFEELSTLFSQIESILNSRPLTPFSSDPTDLYPLTPGHFLVGRPMTSLPSPPVCLKNPDRYQRIEQLRQHFWQRWRNEYLAELQQRTKWRQRQKELKVGDLVVFKEENTPPLKWRLGRVLHLYPGADGVCRVADFTTQKGVVRRALNRVCPLPCMNDLESSSFQGGQVVNAPAVKPVPEG, encoded by the coding sequence ATGATTAATATTGAGCAATCGCCCTTGATAAGATTTGAAAACTATTCCAaggcaaataaattaaaacgaaTTGTAGCATACATCTTTCGCTTTATTCACAACTGTAAAAACCctaaaactaaaacaaaagGAACCTTAACATTAGAAGAAATAAACAACGCATTAACCTACTTAGTAAAACTATCACAAAATCAAACTTATGCTACAGAATTAACTACACTTTTACAGGGAAAGAAGCTTAAAACTAAATCATATCTGTTGCAGTTAGCTGCATTTGTTGACGGTGACAGCGTAATTAGAGTAGGTGGTCGCTTACAAAATGCCGATTGCGATTACGAAAAAAGGCACCCGATCCTATTGGATGGTAAGCATCACTTCACACGGCTCTTGATGGAAGGCGAACACCTACGTCTACTACATGCTGGCCCTCAGTTGCTCCTTAGCTCCATACGCGACGAATTCTGGCCAGTAGGCGGTCGGGCGTTAGCGCGTAGCGTTGTTCATAAATGCGTAACATGCGTACGACTTCGAGGTGAAGCTATGAAGCCACTGATGGGCAATCTACCTGCAGATAGGGTTACTTCGTTTTACCCCTTCCAGGTATGCGGCCTTGATTTTGCGGGACCCTTCATGATTTCCAGCAAAAAGGGAAAGGGTAACCGCATAACAAAAtgctatttaaacatttttgtcTGCTTTGCAACTAAGGCCGTCCACCTGGAAGCAGTCAGCGATCTTAGCACTAATGCCTTCATCCTAAGCTTACGTCGTTTTGTGGCTCGTAGATGTAGACCGCATACAATTTATTGCGACAATGGCACTAACTTTGTTGGGGCAAATAACGAATTGGGTAGAATGCTAAGATCCGCTCAAAATTCAGTTTATGAGTTTGGCAATGAGGAACACATTAAATTCATTTTTTCTCCTCCCTACTCTCCTACTTTCGGTGGAATTTGGGAAGCAGCTGTTAAATCGGCCAAGTTCCACCTAAAGCGAATTATGGGTAACGCTAGTCTGACGTTTGAGGAGCTGAGCACGTTATTTTCTCAAATTGAGTCGATCCTGAACAGCAGACCCCTCACTCCTTTCTCGTCAGACCCTACTGATCTTTACCCTCTGACTCCAGGGCACTTTCTGGTGGGGAGACCCATGACTTCACTGCCGTCACCCCCCGTTTGTCTTAAAAACCCTGATAGGTACCAGAGGATCGAGCAGCTGCGCCAGCATTTCTGGCAAAGATGGCGGAACGAATACTTGGCCGAGTTGCAGCAACGTACCAAATGGCGCCAGAGGCAGAAGGAGCTCAAGGTTGGAGACCTGGTGGTGTTCAAGGAGGAGAACACCCCACCACTCAAATGGAGACTCGGGAGAGTCCTACACCTTTATCCAGGAGCTGACGGAGTCTGCAGGGTTGCAGATTTCACCACGCAGAAGGGCGTGGTCAGAAGAGCACTCAACCGAGTGTGCCCCCTCCCCTGCATGAACGATCTTGAAAGCAGCAGCTTTCAAGGGGGGCAGGTTGTTAACGCACCAGCGGTCAAACCAGTCCCCGAGGGGTGA